A window from Symbiopectobacterium purcellii encodes these proteins:
- a CDS encoding phage tail protein: MAKNDFKPFATAASANVTPQSEWESLPALLSGFTSGKASSAQINKALRQSTFISAALAQFVADKSNSDVIDNGDFSGFVAKLSELITAGDDVFLRKDQNGADIPDKAQFRQNVGLVKQASLLDATAGALMINGAHGGVGGNSVVLPDATNLLTYLQDKPSMVVSGNTALVNGAGFAAVYDFKRSSSNYATLIAYPITNVGNIAVRYFENPSWGSWRPQATLDTDQTITGKKIFNRSSEALQIKALADNQSCFIRGQKADDTPHWYIGKGGADFAVAWANQHSTAANSITLRENGNIDIQVLAGKTLNAIIGGVSGRFLSQGHNAESDANGIWKVPGSAGLTPAAIGALAVSDIAGIPLPFPGAVAPSGWLKCNGQSFNTTQYPVLASRYPSGVLPDLRAEFIRGADDGRGVDTGRVLLSAQGDAIRNITGKFANNGLAWSEGASSSVGEGAFTRLEGLITSNNNVSSAGCQYAFNAGNVVPVANENRPRNIAFNYIVRAA, translated from the coding sequence ATGGCTAAGAATGATTTTAAACCGTTTGCCACTGCGGCGAGTGCAAACGTCACACCACAATCTGAATGGGAAAGCTTGCCAGCACTGCTTAGCGGTTTCACATCCGGCAAGGCGTCATCTGCGCAAATAAATAAAGCGCTACGGCAATCGACGTTTATTTCTGCTGCGCTGGCGCAATTTGTTGCAGATAAAAGCAATAGCGATGTTATCGATAATGGGGATTTTTCTGGTTTTGTCGCAAAATTGTCAGAGTTAATTACTGCTGGTGATGATGTATTTCTACGAAAAGACCAGAACGGCGCTGACATTCCTGATAAAGCGCAGTTTCGCCAGAATGTTGGGTTGGTGAAACAGGCAAGCCTACTGGACGCAACTGCCGGAGCATTAATGATTAATGGCGCTCATGGCGGGGTTGGTGGTAATTCTGTGGTGCTGCCAGATGCAACCAACCTTTTGACCTACCTTCAGGATAAGCCCAGCATGGTGGTTTCTGGAAATACGGCGTTAGTTAATGGAGCTGGTTTCGCCGCTGTGTATGATTTCAAGCGCAGTTCATCAAACTATGCAACCCTTATCGCGTACCCCATCACAAATGTAGGTAATATTGCTGTTCGTTATTTTGAAAACCCGAGTTGGGGATCGTGGCGTCCACAGGCCACCCTTGATACCGACCAGACAATTACTGGCAAAAAGATTTTCAACCGCAGTAGTGAGGCGTTGCAGATAAAAGCACTTGCTGACAATCAATCATGCTTTATTCGCGGGCAAAAGGCTGACGACACACCACATTGGTACATAGGAAAAGGTGGTGCCGATTTTGCGGTAGCGTGGGCTAATCAGCATTCCACGGCGGCCAATTCAATTACGCTCCGAGAAAATGGCAACATTGATATTCAGGTTTTAGCCGGTAAAACGCTAAACGCTATAATCGGGGGAGTTTCCGGCAGGTTTTTGTCTCAAGGACACAACGCTGAATCTGACGCCAACGGTATCTGGAAGGTGCCTGGGAGTGCAGGTTTAACACCAGCCGCTATAGGCGCACTGGCAGTCAGTGACATAGCAGGTATTCCGCTCCCGTTCCCCGGCGCCGTAGCGCCATCCGGTTGGCTTAAATGCAACGGTCAATCTTTTAATACGACGCAATACCCGGTTTTAGCATCCCGCTATCCCAGCGGCGTTCTGCCCGATTTGCGGGCCGAGTTTATTCGCGGCGCTGATGACGGACGCGGGGTTGATACCGGCCGAGTATTGTTAAGCGCGCAAGGGGATGCAATTCGAAATATCACCGGGAAGTTTGCAAATAATGGCTTAGCCTGGTCAGAGGGTGCTTCATCGTCGGTTGGGGAGGGCGCATTTACAAGATTGGAGGGTTTGATCACATCCAATAATAATGTCAGCTCCGCTGGTTGCCAGTATGCATTCAATGCAGGGAATGTCGTGCCAGTAGCAAATGAAAACCGTCCACGCAACATCGCCTTTAACTACATAGTGAGAGCAGCATAA
- a CDS encoding tail fiber assembly protein — MSNYSTDIEAAELGKNGLSKKAGWITVYHVNTETGEYQSASMEYLMLGVGLPAHSYPDEPEIPPAGQALHRAADGKSWASSPDYRGQTVYSTETRQEQTVTQFGELPDNVTLLKPESEFDVWDGKKWVIDEEAQATAARKAAEQELASRKATAVSRINELTYAINLDIATDEEKAALTEWKKYAVLLSRVDVNAADIEWPEQP; from the coding sequence ATGAGCAACTATTCAACAGATATTGAAGCCGCCGAATTAGGCAAAAACGGACTCAGCAAAAAAGCAGGATGGATCACTGTCTATCATGTCAACACTGAAACGGGTGAATACCAAAGCGCGAGCATGGAATACCTCATGCTCGGCGTGGGTCTCCCAGCCCACAGTTACCCTGACGAGCCAGAAATTCCGCCTGCTGGTCAAGCACTACATCGCGCGGCGGATGGCAAGTCGTGGGCGTCCTCGCCAGATTATCGTGGACAAACGGTTTACAGCACTGAAACGCGACAGGAGCAGACGGTTACTCAATTCGGCGAACTTCCGGATAACGTCACGCTGCTGAAGCCAGAAAGTGAGTTTGATGTGTGGGACGGCAAAAAATGGGTGATCGATGAGGAGGCGCAAGCGACTGCTGCGCGCAAAGCTGCGGAACAGGAACTTGCATCGCGTAAGGCGACCGCTGTGTCACGCATCAATGAACTGACGTATGCGATTAACCTCGATATCGCTACGGATGAAGAAAAAGCCGCGCTGACTGAATGGAAGAAATATGCGGTGCTGCTGAGTCGTGTTGATGTGAATGCTGCTGATATTGAGTGGCCAGAACAGCCATAG
- a CDS encoding tyrosine-type recombinase/integrase, which yields MPPNLQPRNGGYFCYRDPRTGKEYGLGRHRQGAITQAIAANMAIYGSSKPSPLVDRINDTQVTTVSEWTERYLRILEGRKLKPKTMSEYNKYLKAVNAHLGEFAIQQVETKDIASFLHQWVKEGKVTMANCIRALLRDLFREAIAEGLLKSNPAEATRNQRINIQRGRITLDAWKVIRKAADRLPAWVGPCLDLALVTGQRLGDIQALCWEDLKDGRLYIKQAKTGMMLAFSQTTRIDCLNLCLADVLNQFRKLNNGIAHIVANTKYKQFAAKTISAAFLKARRISGLTWERKPPSFHEIRSLAARLYTDEKGRDYAQKLLGHKSSEMTDKYRNVRGAEWTEIE from the coding sequence TTGCCGCCAAACCTGCAACCGCGCAATGGCGGCTATTTTTGCTACCGTGACCCGCGCACCGGAAAAGAGTATGGCCTGGGCCGCCATCGACAGGGGGCCATTACGCAAGCCATCGCCGCTAATATGGCGATTTATGGCTCATCAAAACCATCACCGCTCGTTGACCGCATCAACGACACACAGGTGACTACAGTTAGCGAATGGACTGAACGTTATCTGAGGATACTCGAAGGACGGAAACTCAAGCCGAAAACGATGAGCGAGTACAATAAATACCTGAAAGCAGTCAATGCCCACTTAGGTGAATTCGCTATTCAGCAGGTAGAAACCAAAGACATTGCCTCGTTCCTTCATCAGTGGGTAAAAGAAGGAAAAGTGACAATGGCGAACTGCATCAGGGCGTTGTTACGTGACCTGTTTCGTGAAGCGATTGCTGAGGGGCTACTCAAAAGCAATCCTGCCGAAGCCACCCGAAACCAACGTATAAATATTCAACGGGGGCGCATAACCCTGGATGCGTGGAAAGTCATCCGCAAGGCAGCGGATAGATTACCCGCCTGGGTCGGGCCCTGCCTTGACCTTGCTTTGGTGACAGGTCAACGCCTCGGCGATATACAGGCGCTATGCTGGGAGGATTTAAAAGACGGACGGCTTTACATCAAGCAAGCAAAAACAGGCATGATGCTGGCGTTTTCCCAGACAACCCGCATCGACTGCCTCAATTTATGCCTTGCTGATGTACTGAACCAGTTCAGGAAATTAAACAACGGAATAGCGCATATTGTCGCAAACACCAAATACAAGCAATTTGCCGCAAAAACGATATCTGCCGCTTTTTTGAAGGCGCGCCGTATATCAGGATTAACATGGGAACGCAAACCTCCCTCATTTCATGAAATCAGAAGCCTGGCGGCACGACTCTACACTGATGAGAAAGGGAGGGATTATGCGCAAAAATTGCTCGGACATAAGTCATCAGAGATGACGGATAAATACCGAAATGTCAGGGGCGCTGAGTGGACTGAGATTGAGTAA
- a CDS encoding excisionase, with the protein MMAYITLSEWNRRQPRPRCMETVRRLVRSGMIFPAPIRDGREYLVEENACKLTQNKNIGPSSALHPTLLSRIRHGTPEKP; encoded by the coding sequence ATGATGGCATACATCACCTTATCCGAGTGGAATCGCCGGCAACCCCGTCCGCGCTGCATGGAAACCGTCAGGCGATTGGTCAGGAGCGGAATGATTTTTCCCGCACCGATACGAGATGGGCGCGAATATCTGGTTGAGGAAAACGCCTGCAAGCTCACCCAGAACAAAAACATTGGCCCATCCAGCGCCCTTCACCCCACCCTGTTATCGAGGATAAGACATGGCACGCCGGAGAAGCCATAA
- a CDS encoding ParE family toxin-like protein, producing MKPKIPNRIREREKLFKRLYREGLIHARRLRRTGYLSIRLSLYWRMLSKDNGLSWQTMSHAKYDTQITI from the coding sequence ATGAAACCTAAAATACCTAACAGGATAAGAGAGCGGGAGAAGTTATTTAAGCGCTTATACCGTGAAGGACTTATCCATGCAAGACGCCTACGACGAACCGGTTATTTATCAATACGACTCTCCCTCTACTGGCGCATGTTATCCAAAGATAACGGCCTGAGTTGGCAAACCATGAGCCATGCAAAATACGATACCCAAATCACAATATAA
- a CDS encoding antA/AntB antirepressor family protein, translating to MSKEHQLIAIETNSINGEAVQTVNARDLHEFLKVGKDFSNWIKDRIKQYGFVENIDYVVFANSGENPNGGRPVKEYAISIDMAKELSMVERNEKGKEARQYFIQCEKQAKAAVALPQLNDPTWLRGMLLNYTEQVEELKQTVDSLENLFQVGMTPVKFCKQLNGVNIMGVNLFLAERNFLYDAQQEENKPYEWRVKAYARDKYFTEKTVTVNTEKGKKQFYEVILLKEGAKWLYRHYLKNELPMKKGWNGEFTHDKYIQAA from the coding sequence ATGTCTAAAGAACATCAACTGATTGCCATCGAAACCAATAGCATCAATGGCGAAGCCGTCCAGACGGTTAACGCCCGTGACCTTCACGAGTTCCTGAAGGTCGGCAAGGATTTCTCCAACTGGATTAAAGACCGCATCAAGCAGTACGGATTTGTCGAAAATATTGACTATGTAGTTTTCGCCAATTCTGGCGAAAACCCCAACGGAGGCCGCCCGGTCAAGGAATACGCTATAAGCATCGATATGGCGAAAGAGCTTTCGATGGTCGAGCGCAACGAGAAAGGCAAAGAGGCGCGCCAGTACTTCATCCAGTGCGAGAAACAAGCCAAGGCTGCTGTTGCCCTACCGCAACTCAATGACCCGACATGGCTGCGCGGAATGCTGCTGAACTATACCGAACAGGTGGAAGAACTTAAGCAAACCGTGGACAGCCTGGAAAACCTGTTCCAGGTCGGCATGACGCCAGTCAAGTTCTGCAAGCAACTTAACGGTGTGAATATTATGGGAGTAAATCTGTTCTTGGCAGAGCGTAATTTTCTTTACGACGCACAGCAAGAAGAAAACAAGCCCTATGAATGGCGTGTAAAGGCGTATGCGCGAGATAAATACTTTACCGAGAAAACGGTCACCGTTAACACCGAAAAAGGCAAGAAACAATTTTATGAAGTCATTCTTTTAAAAGAAGGTGCCAAATGGCTGTATCGCCACTATCTGAAAAACGAGCTTCCGATGAAGAAAGGCTGGAACGGTGAATTTACCCACGACAAATATATTCAGGCTGCATAA
- a CDS encoding Rha family phage regulatory protein, which translates to MGQSKDWPGGFSGIVTPVQFTTYERDNSGGDNTKKPSEVIMTLQQALATPKVTIHNGKAVTTSKDVADYFTKRHDNVLRAIDNLECSPKFNALNFEAVDYTDPKGEKRPMFEMTKDGFVFLVMGFTGKKAAAFKEAYIVEFNRMEAELGSIPKYKPQAAELFSNDDVDSLTRLVWSMSNGFHFDRAWSNAIWYALRRVTGVTSPQHFEIRQLPLLAEECRRIYSITNTLKGAIFDAEKETIRRVLRHREDEAIVLGEMQHMLEESTQQHYGVMTHALEKWQQANVSQFLQRH; encoded by the coding sequence ATGGGGCAGTCGAAAGACTGGCCGGGCGGTTTCTCCGGTATTGTCACCCCCGTTCAGTTCACCACCTACGAGCGTGACAACTCTGGTGGTGATAACACAAAGAAACCATCGGAGGTCATCATGACACTTCAACAAGCCCTTGCTACACCCAAAGTCACGATCCATAACGGTAAAGCTGTTACTACATCCAAGGACGTTGCCGATTATTTCACTAAGCGCCACGATAACGTTTTACGGGCCATAGATAACCTTGAATGCTCCCCCAAATTTAACGCCCTCAATTTTGAGGCGGTTGATTATACTGATCCAAAAGGCGAAAAACGCCCGATGTTTGAGATGACCAAAGACGGCTTCGTCTTCCTCGTCATGGGCTTCACTGGCAAGAAGGCCGCAGCGTTCAAGGAAGCTTACATCGTGGAGTTTAACCGCATGGAGGCAGAGCTTGGCTCAATACCGAAATACAAACCACAGGCCGCCGAACTATTCAGTAATGATGACGTTGACAGCCTCACCCGCCTCGTTTGGAGCATGAGCAACGGCTTTCATTTTGACCGGGCATGGAGTAACGCCATCTGGTATGCCCTGCGCCGCGTAACGGGCGTTACCTCCCCTCAGCACTTCGAAATCCGGCAACTCCCCCTGCTGGCCGAAGAGTGCCGCCGTATCTACAGCATTACCAACACGCTCAAGGGTGCCATCTTCGACGCAGAGAAGGAGACGATACGCCGTGTTCTGCGTCATCGCGAGGATGAGGCTATCGTACTGGGCGAGATGCAGCACATGCTTGAAGAGAGCACGCAGCAGCATTACGGCGTGATGACCCACGCGCTCGAAAAATGGCAACAGGCGAACGTTAGCCAGTTCCTTCAACGCCACTAA
- a CDS encoding CCDC90 family protein, with protein MGQVAFDTLQASEELETAGISREQAKAISLVVRKSHEVADVATKADIAEVNRNVADVRKDLSAEIANVRKDLSAEIANVRKDLSAEIANVRKDLSAEIANVRKDLSAEIADVRKDLSADIALLRKDVEHTANGLLIKLSAVMLAIAGLASTIVTVVIKLL; from the coding sequence ATGGGCCAAGTCGCATTTGATACATTGCAGGCGTCAGAAGAGCTTGAAACTGCTGGCATTTCGAGAGAGCAGGCCAAAGCAATTTCTCTCGTGGTACGCAAGTCTCATGAAGTAGCGGATGTCGCTACCAAGGCAGATATTGCCGAAGTAAACCGAAATGTCGCCGATGTCCGTAAGGACCTATCCGCAGAGATAGCCAATGTCCGTAAGGACCTGTCCGCAGAGATAGCCAATGTCCGTAAGGACCTGTCCGCAGAGATAGCCAATGTCCGTAAGGACCTGTCCGCAGAGATAGCCAATGTCCGTAAGGACCTGTCCGCAGAGATAGCCGATGTCCGTAAGGATCTGTCCGCAGATATAGCCTTGCTTCGTAAGGATGTTGAACACACTGCAAATGGACTATTGATAAAACTGAGTGCGGTGATGCTCGCTATAGCTGGTCTGGCATCGACTATTGTCACTGTGGTCATTAAGCTGCTTTGA
- a CDS encoding lambda exonuclease family protein gives MEQRTDEWFAARCGNVTASRLSDVMAKTKSGYSASRQNYMAELICQRLTGKLESGFANAAMQRGTDLEPIAREMYLLNQFDAEVTEVGFIPHPGIVGFGASPDGLVGNDGLIEIKCPNTWTHLETIKTGKPKNQYLLQMHGQMMCTGRKWCDFVSYDDRLPPDLAYYQLRIHQDDKLVAAIEEALTQFLAELEREFEVIRNLAKVAA, from the coding sequence ATGGAACAGAGAACTGATGAGTGGTTCGCCGCCCGATGTGGCAATGTGACCGCCAGTCGCCTGTCTGACGTAATGGCTAAAACCAAATCGGGCTATTCTGCCAGCCGTCAGAACTACATGGCAGAGCTTATATGCCAGCGCCTGACCGGGAAGTTAGAGAGCGGATTCGCCAATGCAGCCATGCAACGCGGAACAGACCTTGAGCCGATAGCGCGTGAAATGTACCTGCTTAACCAATTTGACGCAGAAGTTACGGAAGTGGGATTTATTCCCCATCCAGGTATCGTAGGATTTGGTGCATCGCCTGATGGCTTGGTCGGAAATGATGGCCTGATAGAAATAAAATGCCCCAACACATGGACGCATTTAGAGACCATCAAGACCGGTAAGCCGAAAAACCAATACCTACTCCAAATGCACGGCCAAATGATGTGTACGGGCAGAAAATGGTGTGATTTTGTCAGCTATGACGACAGACTACCGCCAGACCTTGCCTATTACCAGTTGAGGATTCATCAGGACGATAAACTAGTTGCTGCAATAGAGGAGGCGTTAACGCAGTTCCTGGCTGAACTTGAAAGAGAATTTGAAGTTATTAGAAACTTAGCCAAAGTGGCGGCATGA
- the bet gene encoding phage recombination protein Bet, whose translation MSTALATMAGKLAERLGMAPGTELMSTLKNTAFKGGSVTDEQFTALLIVANQYGLNPWTKEIYAFPDKGGIVPVVGVDGWARIINEHPQFDGMEFSYDKDEGASTCRIYRKDRKHPTLVTEYMGECKRNTQPWQSHPTRMLRHKSLIQCARMAFGFAGIYDSDEAERIIESTPASVVAGQETDERRPALIARCEEAAQISMEVFAKTWKNLTHEERQIIGNAEKERIKNTAPLEAEYREVEHGTEN comes from the coding sequence ATGAGCACGGCATTAGCAACCATGGCTGGAAAACTGGCTGAACGCCTTGGCATGGCACCCGGCACCGAATTAATGAGCACGCTCAAGAATACGGCATTCAAGGGCGGTAGCGTAACCGACGAGCAATTTACCGCCCTGCTTATTGTTGCCAACCAGTACGGACTCAACCCGTGGACAAAAGAAATTTATGCCTTTCCTGACAAGGGCGGCATTGTTCCGGTTGTGGGGGTCGATGGATGGGCGCGCATCATTAACGAACATCCGCAATTCGATGGCATGGAATTCAGCTACGATAAGGACGAGGGCGCATCGACTTGCAGGATTTACCGTAAAGATCGCAAACACCCCACTCTAGTCACCGAATACATGGGCGAGTGTAAGCGCAATACCCAGCCGTGGCAATCACACCCCACCCGCATGCTGCGCCACAAGTCACTTATTCAGTGTGCACGCATGGCATTTGGCTTCGCGGGCATTTACGACAGTGACGAGGCGGAGCGGATTATAGAAAGCACGCCAGCAAGTGTTGTTGCTGGACAAGAGACGGACGAGCGCCGCCCTGCACTCATTGCCAGGTGCGAAGAGGCGGCTCAGATTAGCATGGAAGTCTTCGCTAAAACATGGAAAAACCTGACCCACGAAGAGCGCCAGATTATCGGCAATGCAGAGAAGGAGCGCATCAAGAACACCGCCCCACTCGAAGCAGAATACAGAGAGGTGGAGCATGGAACAGAGAACTGA
- a CDS encoding antitermination protein: MATIIYRKSVNPVSKTNAAIRRHARRKAEAIRRELVTSRIDKVLGQKPVKRKALTRIELAFKRKRAPRVNFNLLARFREQINHFAKMYDRVKRLTHRIWYSKPKTEYGITARAKQTYTSRLVH, encoded by the coding sequence ATGGCTACTATCATTTACCGTAAATCCGTTAATCCTGTTAGCAAAACCAACGCCGCTATTCGCCGTCATGCCAGACGCAAGGCAGAAGCTATCCGCCGTGAACTGGTGACATCACGTATTGATAAGGTATTGGGGCAGAAGCCAGTAAAACGCAAAGCACTTACCCGCATTGAATTGGCCTTCAAGCGCAAACGTGCGCCACGAGTTAATTTCAACTTACTGGCCAGGTTCAGAGAGCAAATTAACCATTTCGCCAAAATGTACGACAGGGTTAAGCGTCTTACCCATCGTATCTGGTACAGCAAGCCGAAAACGGAGTATGGCATTACCGCCAGAGCAAAGCAGACGTATACATCACGGCTGGTTCATTGA
- a CDS encoding S24 family peptidase, which produces MKKTTLSERINQRMRELNLKSKDLAQATRASKGSVSQWINGGNEPSARYVTALARILKVSEKWLLEGGKIDNVIITDTWKIPLISLQQAVKWRDVIMDNNLNNIKLWVETSGKAPRFSFAIQVEGDSMLNTSGSGPSLPEGSILLIDPEYKIASGLIVAAYLPETDSTIVKKLTIDGPNLYLNSLNHNYKPIQINTLDTIIGVAIRTQMDLV; this is translated from the coding sequence ATGAAAAAAACAACACTCTCCGAACGCATCAATCAACGAATGCGGGAATTAAACCTCAAAAGCAAGGATCTAGCTCAAGCAACTAGAGCCTCCAAAGGTTCGGTTAGTCAATGGATTAACGGTGGAAACGAACCCTCCGCAAGGTATGTAACAGCCTTGGCAAGAATATTGAAAGTCAGTGAAAAATGGTTACTTGAAGGCGGAAAAATCGACAATGTTATAATTACTGATACCTGGAAAATTCCCTTAATATCCCTCCAACAAGCTGTAAAATGGAGAGATGTTATTATGGATAATAACTTAAATAACATTAAGTTATGGGTAGAAACCTCTGGAAAAGCTCCGCGTTTTTCCTTCGCCATTCAAGTTGAAGGGGATTCAATGCTGAACACATCTGGTTCAGGGCCTTCTCTTCCTGAGGGATCAATTTTGCTCATTGACCCTGAATATAAAATAGCAAGCGGACTTATTGTTGCTGCGTACCTTCCAGAAACAGATTCAACCATAGTAAAAAAATTGACAATTGACGGCCCGAATTTATACCTAAACTCACTAAACCATAATTACAAGCCAATTCAAATAAATACATTAGATACCATCATCGGCGTCGCTATTCGAACTCAAATGGATCTCGTCTAA
- a CDS encoding Cro/CI family transcriptional regulator — protein MFKKQVIDYFGGTTATATALKVSKSTVSLWEAIIPWKYALLIEKLTKTKLKFEPSLYTENVDTVFGGNVNHSQLKTSGLNYT, from the coding sequence ATGTTTAAAAAACAAGTAATTGATTACTTCGGGGGCACAACCGCCACAGCCACAGCTCTAAAGGTTTCTAAGTCTACAGTCAGTCTATGGGAAGCAATAATCCCTTGGAAATACGCGCTTCTGATTGAAAAATTAACGAAAACAAAACTTAAGTTTGAACCCAGTTTGTATACGGAAAATGTGGACACTGTATTTGGGGGGAATGTAAATCATAGCCAACTTAAAACCAGTGGCCTGAATTACACATAG
- a CDS encoding CII family transcriptional regulator, with product MNHATQSKKAAHIESALLNKLALMGQKAFAAAMNVPEYQVSRWKSGLFRQVSLMLAVLNYGIADDEMAELAKRLAGYLTKEKTGKWANTFPA from the coding sequence ATGAACCACGCAACACAAAGCAAGAAAGCCGCTCACATCGAGTCGGCATTACTCAACAAGTTAGCCCTGATGGGACAGAAAGCCTTTGCCGCCGCCATGAACGTACCGGAGTACCAGGTCAGTCGCTGGAAGAGCGGCCTGTTTCGCCAGGTCAGCCTGATGCTGGCCGTGCTGAACTACGGCATTGCTGATGATGAAATGGCTGAGTTAGCCAAACGGCTGGCGGGGTATTTGACCAAAGAAAAAACCGGTAAGTGGGCAAACACTTTTCCGGCTTAG
- a CDS encoding helix-turn-helix domain-containing protein, with amino-acid sequence MQGKHLTQKERFYIEKRRGEGVNQATIARELDMPRSTISRELRRNTDPTFNGVYCCRRADKSNGDLGTYIIGADTTCTSTLIKAVTA; translated from the coding sequence ATACAGGGAAAACATCTGACTCAGAAAGAACGGTTCTACATCGAAAAGCGACGTGGTGAAGGTGTCAACCAAGCTACCATCGCCAGAGAGCTTGATATGCCTCGCTCGACCATCAGCAGGGAACTCAGACGCAATACCGACCCCACTTTCAATGGCGTCTACTGCTGTAGAAGGGCGGACAAATCAAATGGTGATTTAGGGACTTATATCATTGGCGCTGACACGACCTGCACCAGCACCTTAATCAAGGCTGTTACCGCCTGA
- a CDS encoding fimbrial protein — MRLRSLIFGVTAFFCFFLAADAVAAMYVYPMVASLDDKSTRQLTLVSKDDDVQFVKVTLKRIENPGTPQEREVVSDIGGDTGIAVVPSKIALAAGSERIVRIVSMLPPEKETTWRIYFESVDKNTFSSEITGKSSNKDISTRVGVNIIWGVLLHVPPQNIVVSMKYRPGSSEILNDGTVRLQLKEIGICDKQGNCKWQNKVKTIYPDMQVILKDFTFKPGEQYKFKYTDVTTGNVKEITPEALP; from the coding sequence ATGCGGCTTCGTTCACTTATTTTCGGTGTGACTGCGTTTTTTTGTTTTTTTCTGGCTGCAGATGCTGTCGCGGCAATGTACGTCTACCCGATGGTAGCCTCTCTTGATGACAAAAGCACCAGGCAACTGACGCTTGTATCAAAAGATGATGATGTGCAATTTGTTAAAGTGACGCTGAAACGAATAGAAAATCCCGGCACGCCGCAGGAGCGTGAAGTTGTCTCCGATATTGGCGGTGATACCGGCATTGCTGTGGTGCCCTCGAAAATTGCGCTGGCAGCCGGCAGTGAAAGGATTGTCCGAATTGTATCAATGTTACCACCAGAGAAAGAAACAACCTGGCGTATTTACTTTGAGTCTGTAGATAAAAACACCTTCTCTTCTGAGATTACCGGGAAATCATCAAATAAAGATATTTCCACCCGGGTGGGTGTCAATATAATCTGGGGTGTTTTATTGCATGTGCCGCCTCAGAATATAGTGGTCAGCATGAAATACCGTCCGGGCTCATCTGAAATCTTAAATGATGGTACGGTCAGATTGCAATTAAAGGAAATTGGCATCTGTGATAAGCAGGGGAACTGCAAATGGCAAAACAAAGTGAAAACAATTTATCCAGATATGCAGGTCATCCTTAAAGATTTTACGTTCAAACCAGGTGAGCAGTACAAGTTTAAATATACAGATGTTACAACCGGCAATGTGAAGGAGATAACGCCTGAGGCATTGCCATAG
- a CDS encoding CS1 type fimbrial major subunit, which translates to MTRDITVTASIDPTVDITLSDGTALPDTIAMSYLPSHGLNSVSRSVKLWSNSATADLTIALATSSPSLSAPTTTTTIPLTVTLNGIELNTASSKLEFAEYFPNGITNGSITIPLVISQTTKGVVSTAGDYSGTVSLVLAQATSQGS; encoded by the coding sequence GTGACAAGAGACATCACCGTCACGGCATCGATTGATCCGACCGTGGATATCACGCTCTCTGACGGCACGGCTTTGCCGGACACCATTGCCATGTCGTATTTGCCGAGTCATGGGCTCAATTCCGTCTCAAGGAGTGTGAAGCTCTGGTCTAACTCAGCCACTGCTGACCTGACTATTGCCCTGGCAACAAGTTCACCATCACTGAGCGCACCGACGACGACCACCACCATCCCTCTTACGGTGACGCTGAACGGTATCGAGCTTAATACGGCGAGCTCGAAACTGGAGTTTGCCGAGTATTTCCCGAACGGGATTACTAACGGCTCAATCACAATCCCTCTGGTGATATCCCAGACAACCAAGGGTGTTGTCAGTACTGCGGGTGACTACAGCGGAACCGTCTCCCTGGTTCTGGCGCAGGCAACAAGCCAAGGCTCCTGA